The Bacillota bacterium genome contains a region encoding:
- the rpmF gene encoding 50S ribosomal protein L32 — protein sequence MAVPKRKTSKSVKRKRRTHFKLDAPTMAVCPNCGEVTLSHQVCRKCGFYKGILVKEPKPVKEEKE from the coding sequence ATGGCAGTACCAAAAAGAAAAACGAGCAAGTCAGTTAAAAGAAAAAGAAGAACACATTTCAAGTTAGATGCACCAACAATGGCTGTTTGTCCTAATTGTGGAGAAGTTACACTATCTCATCAAGTTTGCAGAAAATGCGGTTTTTATAAGGGTATCCTTGTGAAAGAACCAAAACCAGTCAAAGAAGAAAAAGAATAA
- a CDS encoding DnaD domain protein, translating to MDYNLAKKLIEDDILDFQKMMFKNYKFIGLSEIEAFIIIELHNQMRQGNTFLNPSKIIKNITISKDELLTILDSLIKKGYLSIQLKKTKSGKDTEIFFLDGTIQKILLYYQKVIKDEIINQPKKYETNEEELVDMIESQFQKLLTPLEIEIIQKWLSEDHFEMLEIKKALLDAIKANKYSISYVDSILIKRRAKLKKSSDVVYNPEKSEALKAFFDSWEKKQ from the coding sequence ATGGATTACAACCTTGCCAAGAAGTTAATAGAAGATGATATTCTTGATTTCCAAAAAATGATGTTTAAGAATTATAAATTTATTGGATTATCTGAAATTGAAGCATTCATCATTATTGAACTTCATAATCAAATGCGTCAAGGCAATACTTTTTTAAATCCTTCAAAAATCATTAAGAACATTACTATTTCAAAAGATGAATTATTAACTATTTTAGATTCCCTCATTAAAAAGGGTTATTTGTCTATTCAACTTAAAAAAACAAAATCAGGAAAAGACACAGAAATCTTTTTTTTAGATGGAACTATCCAAAAGATTTTACTATATTATCAAAAAGTTATTAAAGATGAAATCATCAATCAACCAAAAAAATATGAAACAAATGAAGAAGAATTAGTAGATATGATTGAAAGTCAATTTCAAAAGCTACTGACGCCTTTAGAAATTGAAATAATTCAAAAATGGTTAAGCGAAGATCACTTTGAAATGTTAGAAATTAAAAAAGCTTTGCTTGATGCTATCAAAGCAAATAAATATTCCATTAGTTATGTGGACAGTATTTTGATTAAACGAAGAGCAAAACTGAAAAAGAGTTCAGATGTAGTTTACAATCCAGAAAAATCAGAAGCATTAAAGGCGTTTTTTGATTCATGGGAAAAGAAACAATAA
- the rnc gene encoding ribonuclease III — translation MTSMNEKLRELEKRFGLSFNQFDLLVRSMTHSSYANEHNTKSNERLEFIGDAVLDLAVGKFLFEHLSDDEGVLTKKRAQDVCEQSLYVYAKSFQLGDYLLLGKGEEKNGGREKAAVLADAFEAFLGAIFLDKGFDEIYKVLEKIVFPIIRKTMNQEDNDYKSKLQELVQSDKRTLNYVIVSESGPAHEREFVARVYMDDDIVMGEGTGKTKKEAEQNAAKATLNKLASSDYTLEE, via the coding sequence ATGACATCGATGAATGAAAAATTACGTGAATTAGAAAAACGGTTTGGCCTTTCATTTAATCAATTTGATTTATTGGTTCGTTCTATGACACATTCATCATATGCAAATGAACATAATACTAAAAGTAATGAACGATTAGAATTTATTGGGGACGCAGTGTTAGACCTTGCTGTTGGCAAATTTTTATTTGAACATTTATCAGACGACGAAGGTGTTTTAACTAAAAAAAGAGCACAAGATGTCTGTGAACAAAGTTTATATGTCTATGCGAAAAGTTTTCAATTAGGAGATTATTTATTGTTAGGAAAAGGCGAAGAAAAAAATGGTGGCAGAGAAAAAGCGGCTGTTTTAGCCGATGCATTCGAAGCGTTTTTGGGAGCTATCTTTCTTGACAAAGGATTTGATGAAATATATAAAGTGCTTGAAAAAATCGTCTTTCCAATTATTAGAAAGACGATGAATCAAGAAGATAATGATTATAAAAGCAAACTTCAAGAGTTGGTGCAATCGGATAAACGAACTTTAAATTATGTGATTGTGTCTGAATCTGGGCCAGCACATGAAAGAGAGTTCGTCGCAAGAGTCTATATGGATGATGATATAGTAATGGGTGAAGGTACCGGAAAAACAAAAAAAGAAGCTGAACAAAATGCAGCAAAAGCAACACTGAATAAGCTTGCTTCTAGTGATTATACTTTAGAAGAATAG
- a CDS encoding helix-turn-helix domain-containing protein, giving the protein MKLGKELERRKKEIFQFYYRGIGDSIRKKRIECNLTQELLARGICSNTYISKIENNAIAVNKESLLLIMERMNISFQETSFPEKMIENMEKSIQYFYRDDKEAYKTLYDECEKYEFGILIQIIRLGYHTLIGNTDEAEMINNELIRYLNSLEDYGFTVYSLYACWLYVSKEDYETARSLYEAVSQHFYMNDEIFGIYQFLKFQIYGNLHLFNVSRSAYENAKNMYMEKGVMSKLFEMRAMLNLFYVYENQRDKIYHHDFLSNSLCLNQRNKYFVLLSIEEENPLIYLDKIQKEGQYYLDSLYLKCLFYKKQSNVNKYNSIKEEINQNYCLMDSEIDYYKLLSFEEKNEEFLYKEYLINQVMPYVTKLQNIYLMNLVNEKIVTILSSNKRYKDALANQQKTNKAIKRLKTLKKSKQEY; this is encoded by the coding sequence ATGAAGCTGGGAAAAGAACTTGAGAGAAGAAAAAAAGAAATTTTTCAATTCTATTATCGCGGAATTGGAGATTCAATTAGAAAAAAAAGAATTGAGTGTAATTTAACACAAGAACTGCTTGCAAGGGGAATATGCTCTAACACTTATATTTCAAAAATTGAAAATAATGCGATTGCTGTGAACAAAGAAAGTCTTCTTTTGATTATGGAGCGTATGAATATCTCTTTTCAAGAAACAAGTTTTCCAGAAAAAATGATTGAAAACATGGAAAAATCAATTCAATATTTCTATAGAGATGATAAAGAAGCTTATAAAACATTATACGACGAATGCGAAAAATATGAGTTTGGAATATTGATTCAAATTATTCGGTTGGGTTATCATACATTAATAGGAAATACAGATGAAGCTGAAATGATTAACAATGAATTGATTCGATACTTGAATTCTCTTGAAGATTATGGATTTACAGTGTATTCCTTGTATGCATGTTGGCTTTATGTTTCAAAAGAGGATTATGAAACAGCAAGATCTTTATACGAAGCTGTCAGTCAACATTTTTATATGAATGATGAAATATTTGGAATATATCAATTCTTAAAATTTCAAATATACGGGAATTTACATTTATTTAATGTGTCAAGAAGTGCTTATGAAAATGCGAAAAACATGTATATGGAAAAAGGAGTAATGAGCAAACTTTTTGAAATGAGAGCAATGTTAAATCTTTTCTACGTTTATGAAAATCAAAGAGATAAAATATATCATCATGATTTCTTGTCAAATTCTTTATGTTTAAACCAAAGAAACAAATATTTTGTTCTTCTTTCAATTGAAGAAGAAAATCCACTTATATATTTAGATAAAATACAAAAAGAAGGACAGTACTATTTGGACTCGCTGTACCTTAAATGTTTGTTTTACAAAAAACAAAGCAATGTAAATAAATATAATAGTATAAAAGAAGAAATAAATCAAAATTACTGCTTAATGGATTCAGAAATTGATTATTATAAATTGTTATCTTTTGAAGAAAAAAACGAAGAATTTTTATATAAAGAATATTTAATCAATCAAGTGATGCCTTATGTTACAAAATTACAAAATATCTATTTAATGAATTTAGTCAATGAAAAAATAGTAACTATTTTATCAAGTAATAAAAGATATAAAGATGCTCTTGCAAATCAACAGAAGACTAATAAAGCTATTAAACGATTAAAAACATTAAAAAAAAGCAAACAGGAATATTAA
- a CDS encoding P-loop NTPase, with protein sequence MPYTKEDILERIESVIDPSLEKTLGELDAIKHVGINPETESVMLLIEVGIKNTEITSQITRNVAQIVKLDMGFKSLVIDYNQTRPATLTKSLKVIGIASGKGGVGKSSVTANLAYALTSLGKKVGIIDADVYGANMPKIFECETKELMGTAEGKVYPFEKDGIEMVSTEFFVDTDRALMWRGPMLNKVLKIFFEDTLWSADLEFLLIDLPPGTGDVIMDIKTFVPDAKMILVTTPHPNATHIAIKAGFAAKDLSQDVIGVIENMSYFEVNGKKHYIFGKNGGEMVADKLVVPFLGEVPIGQPKSGNPSIFADSEPIGIIYLNLARKILALL encoded by the coding sequence ATGCCCTATACAAAAGAAGATATTTTAGAAAGAATTGAATCTGTTATTGATCCAAGCCTTGAAAAGACATTAGGTGAATTAGATGCCATAAAACATGTAGGAATAAATCCTGAAACCGAATCCGTCATGTTGTTAATTGAAGTTGGAATTAAAAACACCGAAATCACAAGTCAAATCACAAGAAACGTTGCCCAAATTGTAAAATTAGATATGGGTTTTAAAAGTTTAGTCATTGACTATAATCAAACCAGACCTGCAACCCTCACAAAATCATTAAAAGTGATTGGAATTGCTTCAGGAAAAGGTGGAGTTGGGAAATCTTCTGTAACGGCTAATTTAGCTTATGCTCTTACTTCTCTTGGAAAAAAAGTGGGGATAATTGACGCAGATGTTTATGGAGCAAATATGCCTAAAATATTTGAATGCGAAACAAAAGAACTTATGGGAACAGCTGAAGGAAAAGTATATCCATTTGAAAAAGATGGAATTGAAATGGTATCTACTGAATTCTTCGTTGATACTGATAGAGCACTTATGTGGAGAGGACCCATGCTTAATAAAGTATTAAAAATATTTTTTGAAGACACTCTTTGGAGCGCAGATTTAGAATTTTTACTCATAGATTTACCACCTGGAACCGGAGATGTAATCATGGATATTAAAACCTTTGTCCCAGATGCTAAAATGATTCTTGTGACAACTCCTCATCCAAATGCAACTCATATTGCAATTAAAGCAGGATTTGCCGCAAAAGACCTAAGTCAAGATGTGATTGGCGTTATTGAAAACATGTCATATTTTGAAGTAAACGGAAAAAAACATTATATTTTCGGAAAAAATGGCGGCGAAATGGTAGCAGACAAATTAGTTGTTCCTTTCTTAGGTGAAGTCCCAATTGGTCAACCAAAATCAGGTAATCCATCTATTTTCGCTGATTCAGAACCAATCGGAATCATTTATTTAAATCTTGCTAGAAAAATTTTAGCCCTTCTTTAG
- the nth gene encoding endonuclease III gives MGKETINKESFIYQEITKLFPNAHCELNYQNAIQLLIAIILSAQTTDEAVNKVTNSLFNKYKNIEDYIQVPLEVLEQKLKHLGLYKVKAKNIKAMSIQIKDFYNGEILPSQEMLESLPGVGRKTANVFLAEWYHVPRIGVDTHVKRISVRLGLADETDNPEQIEVKLMNLYHESLWIDLHHKFIFFGRYFCKAKKPNCQNCPIISVCKKPLI, from the coding sequence ATGGGAAAAGAAACAATAAATAAAGAAAGTTTTATTTATCAAGAAATTACCAAACTTTTTCCCAATGCTCATTGTGAATTAAACTATCAGAATGCCATACAACTATTAATCGCAATTATTTTAAGCGCTCAAACAACAGATGAAGCAGTGAATAAAGTAACAAACTCTTTATTTAATAAATATAAGAATATTGAAGACTATATTCAAGTTCCTTTAGAAGTTCTTGAACAGAAATTAAAACATTTGGGTTTGTATAAAGTAAAAGCAAAAAATATCAAAGCAATGAGTATACAAATAAAGGATTTCTATAACGGTGAAATACTTCCTAGTCAAGAAATGCTCGAATCCCTTCCTGGTGTTGGAAGAAAAACAGCTAATGTATTTTTAGCGGAATGGTATCATGTTCCACGAATTGGAGTTGATACACATGTTAAAAGAATTTCCGTAAGACTTGGCCTTGCAGATGAAACGGATAATCCAGAACAAATCGAAGTAAAATTGATGAATTTATATCATGAAAGTCTTTGGATAGATTTGCATCACAAATTCATTTTTTTTGGAAGATACTTTTGCAAAGCAAAAAAACCAAACTGTCAAAATTGCCCGATTATTAGCGTTTGTAAGAAACCACTTATTTAG
- a CDS encoding DUF177 domain-containing protein produces MKWTIHELRKLSYTNNQFEYLCECDKFINEDILDLVDISLADVKGRFNIIEENRLYLFELHIKVTLTMLCAITLKPVDVPLDFETALHFSKTFIDDDTHVIDGITIDLDPYVWAEILVEKPMKVVSKNASNPCLEELATIDEEEILTDNPFNNLKE; encoded by the coding sequence ATGAAGTGGACAATTCACGAACTAAGGAAACTTAGTTACACCAACAATCAGTTCGAATACCTCTGTGAATGTGATAAATTCATAAACGAAGATATATTAGATCTTGTCGATATTTCTTTAGCAGATGTTAAAGGACGTTTCAATATAATCGAAGAAAACAGATTATATCTATTTGAACTGCACATTAAGGTTACCCTTACTATGCTTTGTGCAATTACACTGAAACCAGTAGATGTTCCTCTGGATTTTGAAACAGCTTTACATTTCTCAAAAACGTTTATTGATGATGACACTCATGTTATCGATGGAATTACTATTGATCTCGATCCTTACGTTTGGGCAGAAATTTTAGTAGAGAAACCGATGAAAGTGGTAAGCAAAAATGCATCCAATCCTTGCTTAGAAGAACTAGCAACAATTGATGAAGAAGAAATTCTTACTGACAATCCATTTAACAATTTAAAAGAGTAG
- a CDS encoding PIG-L family deacetylase, with amino-acid sequence MYIELLKQIAPIPEIEQHEKVVFIGAHPDDIEIGAGGTVDKLIKLKKEVNFVIMTDGGSGSRDVSQNIEKLIETRKKESEEAAAFLGVKKVYFLDFPDGGYYEVFDAAKKLATVLLELNPDLVVCSDPNLPSEIHPDHIKCGEASNLAIIMAAFPLMFVRNHLEINDKFLSHFRPRTLAYYYTHRPNQTISLSNENVSRRSNAIQKHKSQFKEFEDYQMIHSYLEIHGKALGLLAKSIEAEGFFVLGPVHQHCFPEVNHY; translated from the coding sequence ATGTATATTGAACTGCTAAAACAAATAGCTCCCATTCCAGAAATTGAACAACACGAAAAAGTTGTTTTTATTGGAGCGCACCCTGATGATATTGAAATAGGTGCGGGAGGCACAGTCGATAAATTAATAAAACTTAAAAAAGAAGTAAATTTTGTTATTATGACTGATGGAGGCTCTGGCAGTAGAGATGTTTCCCAAAATATTGAAAAATTAATTGAAACACGTAAAAAGGAAAGTGAAGAAGCAGCAGCATTTTTAGGTGTGAAAAAAGTATATTTTCTTGATTTTCCTGACGGAGGGTATTATGAGGTTTTCGATGCAGCAAAAAAACTAGCTACTGTTCTTTTAGAACTTAATCCTGACTTAGTTGTTTGTTCTGACCCTAATTTGCCTTCAGAAATTCATCCAGATCATATTAAGTGCGGTGAAGCATCTAATTTAGCCATTATTATGGCCGCTTTTCCTTTAATGTTCGTTCGTAATCATCTCGAAATTAATGATAAATTTTTATCTCATTTTCGGCCAAGAACTTTAGCATATTATTATACACACAGACCAAATCAAACCATTTCTTTATCTAATGAGAATGTATCAAGACGTTCAAACGCCATTCAAAAACATAAAAGTCAGTTTAAAGAATTTGAAGATTATCAAATGATTCATTCTTACTTAGAAATTCACGGAAAAGCTCTAGGGTTATTGGCGAAATCTATAGAAGCAGAAGGCTTTTTTGTGTTAGGACCCGTTCATCAACACTGTTTTCCTGAGGTCAACCATTATTAG